The region CTAGTTAACTAGCTAGTTAACATGTCAGTGGATGATTCTTGTTTTTGTCACTTAAAGTCACTTTCTTGAAACCAATACAgtctgttttgaaaaaatggACTCACGAGACTGATCGGAACAACAGTTGTGGTTAGTGGAATCCCACGTACCCGCTGTTCATCTATCTTTAAGTAGTCTTTAAGTTTCCTTCACCGCCGGTCCATCatagaacaaacacacacgaacTTTATGTGGCCGGATTATTTAATTACAgtgaaaaaattataaattgaGCTACTTTTACGAAGTGTAGGCGAATACCGGGATCTAATTGGGTAATTTTGTTGTCTGTCAACACTGCCGCCGGTTTCAATTGGCTGGTCCCTCTTTCAATCATCAGATGGGCGGGCCCAGGCACATTCTTCTGttgctgatggaaaaaaagagaaagttccCAAAATGGCGGCGTGGACCTGCCTGTCCGCTGGAAAACAATAGAAGCAGCACAGAGGGACCAAGTTAGCCCCTTCTGACTGAAGACCTCCGCTTCTCAGCCAACCATCCAGACTCGGGCTCGGCCGCGGGGACGGTCATCCGCTACGGTGCCtgagagaaaatacatttaaagtatGACGCCTTATTTAAACGTTTCGCGCTAGCCACCTAGCTAGCCAGCTATCGAGACCCAAAACATAGCGTTAGCAGCTAGCGGCTAACGGCTACACGGAGGCGGAGGATCAGCTGTTAGACAGATGCTGTAGGAAGAGCGGACAGCTATACTTTCACAGTAAGTCCATTTAAAACCTAAATACGCTGTAAATGCCAGGGAGACCCTGTCGCCCTTTTCAGTATGTGAAAGTGTCGTGTTAGGAAACACGCTGTGTCGCTTAGCGGAGAAACCGCTTCCAAGTTAGTGGATAGTGTTAGCCCGTTAGCCCTGCTGGCTAAATCCCCGAGCTAACTCCGAATACTtgaacaaaataaagttttagtAAGTTTCGGAGCCGCTGTGATGTTCTGAAATAGCGCCTTCAGGCAGCACACCGAGCCAAGTCCGAGGGCCAATGCCAGCCAGCCCCCACATAACCGCGTTTCAGCGGCGGTTCGGGTGGTTTTTAGGGAATTTTCGACGCTCCAACTTTGATTTGTGAGTGGAGGAATGCGCTAACTTCATTTAGCCTCGACGGGACCGAGTTTGATGGCGAGACAGGCAGTCCCGACGGTTTTGTGGAGATTTAACCCCAGTGGGTTCCGACTGAGGGGGTTGTTAGAGCCGGTGGTAGTTTTCACAGCACGGGGATAAACACCCGAGAGGGCTTTTTGATTTGTGGGGCTAAAATCGGACGGAAAGCTGCTCCGGCTCAGGTAGCTCTGTTTGTGCACAGCAACTTAAATGAGCCACACTTTAAAGGAGGCGACTTTCCACCGGGCTCAAAGTGAGTAAAACCAGCAGGCCGGATGGTTTCAGACCGAAAACAGCACCGAGTGCCGCTGTGACTGAAGGCCATTAGCAAGACAAAGGTCGCCTCCATGGAGCCAGCTCAGGAGGCTTTGTAAAGGGCGAGGGGGGTGTAGAGACGCCCAGAGAGCAAAGAGtcaaattcagcattttatgGACGAAACCTGAGCCGGGAGTTTACGACAAGTCTGTATTGATGATGGCGGATTTTGTTACACCGCGACACAGCGCGGTGATGGAGAGGCTCCGACGGAGGATCGAGCTCTTCCGGCAGCATCACAACAGCTGCGAGAGCCGCTACGAGAACGCGACCCTGGAGCGCCTGGAGCTGGAGAGGCAGCAGACCTTCGCCCTGCACCAGCGCTGCCTGCAGGCCAAAGCCAAGAGGTCCAACAAGCACCGGCAGCCCCAGCCCAGCGGCGACCAGGCCGGCCAGAGAGCTCCGGGCGGTGGAGGCGCTGAGCTCGGGGAGAGCGGAGCGACGGCGGCGGAGCAGAGCCGGAACAGCACCCTGATAGCGGTGAGTGAGCTCCGGGCACAGACACACCACAGACCGCTGCTGCAGGGACAGCTGGGGGGGTCCAGCCTCTTTGACAGCTGCAGACAAATCACAACAAGACCAGCACTGATGATCCAGAACCGACTGGTCAGAGAAGCTTTCAGGTTAATGGTCTCCCAATTGTTTGAGCAAAGAGAAATCACTTCCTTTGTCTCctataagaataaataaagtttctttGTTGTGGATTAGAtccctgaaaataaatacatttttagacattttctctctcatctgttGATTGAGGCTCAAATACGAAATGTGTGCAGTGATGATCGGTCTTGGTTTCAGTCCCATTTCACAGCCAGCTGAGCAAAGTCTCTTTCATACATATtgagaataaatgaatgaattgctTTCACGTGTACTTTATGTTGTGAATAAATAACTGCAATTGGATAAAACAATAACCTGATCATTTAAAACAACCAACGTTGTCGCACTGTGGCAACGATCACAGAATAATTGAAGCCAACCTGGAATGTCAGATTATAGTATGTTCTCCTGCAGGACACATGTCTGACCCAGTCATCAATAATGGACTGAGGGTTTAAGTCCAAACCTGAATGTGGAGCTTCAGATCTGGATTGACCAGATCTGTTGTTGGTGTGCAGACTGTAATGGTGTGATGACGGATTttatcatcattcatcatcatcaacttgGTCTGTGCTGCTCTTTTGTTAAGAAATtgcatctgtttcttttttgagcTTAAGCTTTATTTGTAAACAACCTGGAAGACATGTCGCTCTTGTTTGCTTGTCTTCACCATCGTCTGTTCtgattgtttggtttgttgatAAGAGCACTCATAGTTTAAGTCTGGACTCGGCCCGGACTTTCCTCAGGCCCATTTGTCCATCTGAGAGATGTTAGGAGACCCTGTACAGGGTTCTAGTTTCTGCATATCAAAGAGGTACTGATGGTCATTGATGCTGGTTTTTGGTCTGGACCCCATTCACCGAAGGGTTCTAAGTTCTTTAATTTTTCGGACCTTCCGGTCAGTGGTGAGGTTTCATGGTCCTCTGGAGATTGTGCTGTCTCTGAGGAGGGTTTTAGAGTTTTAATTGGGGTTTTTAAActgaagagagggagaagactGGGGACTGGACTCTTCTGTGAGTCCAGGTCTGTAGTTTGTAATACCCCCTCACAGCCGAATAATCACGGAGTCACTCTAAACTTTGCTTTCATTCACAGCCTTCAGGAGGTTGTCCTAAAGCACCTCTCCACTGCTGTGATTGGCCCTAATcagcagtgatgtcactgtcagagctcagaAAGAGTTGAACATGGAATGTCTGTGTCTCAAACTGCAACAATAAACAATCCCttagaggagaaaagaaagtctctctgcaaaaattaaaaaccatcaacagatttgttttattctttggtATTGAACTGTtgataaatcaaacatttgcaGCTTCATTTGACATTCTGGCTAAACCTTCAGTCTGCATTTCAGCATCACATGACCACCACCTACACTGAGCACGTGCGAGGTGGAATAAACAGGAAGCAGTCAGTTAAAGGAACAGTGAAGTTTTTAAGTATCAGTTTGTGTCCATCCAAACGGTCACAAATGACCTTGACTTTTCAGAGTAAAAAACATTTGTGCTGATGGAGTATCCAAGAGGGATGATTCAGACATGATCCTTGAGGCTCTCGGCTCAGTCTGGACTGTATCAGTAAACACCTCAGTCTGTTCTGACCTGACATGTTGATGCTGCCATTTTGGCTCCAGTCAGAAAATTCTCTGCATGTTTCAGCGATAACATCACTTTTCTATTCAGCTCCCTCCATCTGCCCCAACTGATCAGGGATATTGATCAGCAATCAGAGGTTTAGTCCTGAACCGGTCCAGCAGGCTGCCGTGTGTACCTGCTGGTTCTCAGAGGCAGCCTTAGGTGTGGAGGATCTGGTgaccacacacaaactgtgtgagGATCAGCTGATGTGAGTCAGACAGGAAGTTCTGAGTGTTTCCTCTCAGATCCGGAGGGTCAACAGCCTGCGGTGTGGGCGTGTCCGATCAGCTGACTGCTCTGAGGAGGCTCTTTGTTGTCGGCCTTATGTAAGAAAGCTGAATCTGTGAACAGCGGCAGTTTTTTCTACCCGGTCTATTGCAGACCACAGCACCCCCTGTCCAGACCATGTCCAGCTGCAGTCCCCTGTGGACCTGCAACAAGTTAGGACCGGATTTAATGCATGCATAGTTTAAAACTGAATCCATAGGCAGATTAATTAATTGACAACTATTTTATATTCTCATACCTTCAAATTTTGATAATCTTATTTTATGAAGATTCTCTGTACACTTGAGGTTATTGActaatcaataaatgaaaatatcatcaGCTGACGTAGTGAGTTTCAGCCTTTACGAATGAACCAATCAGATCCATAAAGAGGGAATTAAAAAAGTAGCAACAGGTTAAAAAAAGTTCATGAggtataaaatgatttaatccTGAATCATTCAGTGAATGTCgtaattttgtggttttacTGGCACAGTCCTTAACCACAGTGTCCCCTGCTGTTTCCCAGTATTGACATATCTTTGCTGCCTCTGTttgttcctgcagctgcaggagacGGTGAAGAGGAAGCTGGAAAGTGCTGGTTCTCCTCTGGGCAGAGACCAGGTCAACGGCTTCACTGACAGTTTCCCCCCCAGCAAGAAGGCCTGTCTGGACAACGGCACCACCAACGGCTCCCCCTTGGACTCCAAGCTGGGAATCAGCGACTCTCTGAGCTCCAACGGCATGCACGGAGCCACGGGTGAGCCGGTGGACAGTGGTGAGCCAGGTTCAGACTTTCATCGTAAGGAGATGAAGCAGGAGCCAGACGACATCCTGCCCATCATGCCTCCGTCAGGGGGGGGCAACAACAGCCTGTTTCCCGACCTGAACCTCAACGAGCAGGAGTGGACGGAGTtgatggaggagctgaactGCTCTGTGCCCTACGAGGATATCCAGGACATCCTCAATGATGGCTTTGAGGACCGAAAAGATCCGCTGGAGCTAGCTCCTACTCCTGGGGTGGGGGCtgtgggaggaggagcaggaagtggCGGGGGAGTCCAATCATCCCAGGGCCTCCTTCCTCCAGATCTGGTGAGTGTGAAGGCTGAGTTCTCCCCGGCGTCGGTAGCTTTTGAGCAGGACTCTCGAACCGGCTCCCCCCATGTCCGATCCAACTCATCTGGGCCGCCACCCCACCCCACCAGCTCCCCCGTTGCCTCCTCTTCCGCCTCCTCTCCGGCTGTGGCATTGTCCCAGCCGGCTCCTCCCCCCAGGCAACTACAGCCTCCCCCAAACCACCTCCTTCCGCCTGGGCCCCCGGTGCCCAAAGACCTTTCCCCCgcccagcagctccagcagctggcAGCCCAGCAGCAGCGGGCCCAGCACCTCCACGGGCAGatgcagcacaaacagccaCAGCCAGGGGCCAAGTTCCACAACCAGGGTCCGCACACCCACCCCCCTCCATGGCCCCAGATGGCCAACACCTCTCAGACCCCTCTAGGGGCCGCATTTGGTATGGACAAGCCCACGAGCCCCTCCCTCTACTCCCAGGACTTTAACCCCAACGCCCAGAAACAGTTGCTGATGCCTGGTCAGCCCAACAAGGGCTCACCTAAGGCGGGGGCTGCCAGCTACATGCCAGGGCCTGGTGGGCACCCCAATATGATGGGTCATGCACCGTCAGGACCACCCCTCAGTCACCCACCAGCCCCAGGAGCTCAGGCACCGGCTGCCATGCTGAACTACAGCAATACAAAACCCCTGTCGCACTTCGAGGCGGGACCCGGACCCCCAAggcccctcaacacccagaaCAAGGCGGCTCTTATCAGCCTGCTCAGACAACAGCAGATTAAACAGAAGAACATGAACTACCGACAAcacatcccacacacacaggtgagacagacacacagcttttAATAATGGAGTTCACCTTGGTAACCCCACAGGaaattgtgatgtcacagccagtCAGTCTCCTTCAGAGGCCTAACTTTcaaagtctctggatcagtcctgtatctttctgagtttgtgttgacagaataaagacaatcagatatttggagcagatttttttcatcattactgctccaaagaatgagcagaactcctgatcagataaagatagaaacttcaaatcagctgtagaacgacccaaaaacatcagaggaacttttctttggaaaagaaggaaacattcagtgtgtttgtagttagttcttgttttctgattccagagaacacagtctgaactgatcagacagaatctgATGAGGAGGACTTTTTaacaatggaaaaataaatgtgaaaacagaaaagactgAATGTGGCTCAAAAAGCATTCTGTACAAAGGGCTGAATTAAATTGGTGTGGTCAGTACAGAAAGACTGAAACTGGTCTGTGGCTTCTGGTCTCAGTCCAACAGGTGCAGTTCAGTGTCAGAGTGTAGGTGAAGTGAGGCTGCAGCAGGGAGGCCCTTTATTCAGACCAGTCTGGGCCAGACACGCGTGTGCGCGGGTGCATTTATGCGTGTGTGGCGGGGCAGCTGGTTGCTAAGGCTCCCAGGGGGGTGAAGGGGGGTGAAGGGAGGTGATGACAAAGCAGCCTTTCATATTCAGGCTGTATTTAAATTTAGCTGCTgtgagcagattctctctgttGATTGGAGACTCACTGAGATAAATGAACTGTGGCTGCTCCTGACAGGATGTCCCAACAAGCTACATCTGAGTTTTTATTAGTTTCTTTTAAATCTGGGGTGTCAAATCTGGTTGTCTATAGAGAccaaccagacacacacaactagCTCGACAGCATCTGAGTGTCCCTCTTTGACAGGACCAGAACAACTACCCCGCTCCTCCTCATGGCCCAGGACCCGCCAACACTATGGCGCCTGCACCAGGAAACAACGGCATAGCGGCACAGCCTGGGGCCAACCCAATGACAAGTAACCATGGAAATGCAGCATACCTGAGCAGCCAGGCGGTGCtaaagcagcaacagcagcatcaacagcagatcctggagcagcagaaacagcagcagtaccttcagaggcagcagctcaTGGCTGAACAGGTGAGTTACACCTGCACCTGGGAGGTTAGGGTTTAATAATACTAATGATTTCAGTAGTCATTCATTTCAACTGATTGATCAGCAGGACATGGAAATGATTATTGGTCTCAGCTCTTGTTTACTCAAGTTTCATGTTCAGCCATGTGGTAACTTTTAAACCAGTTTCTAAATTACAGCTGTTTTAATGATCAATCAGTTCAGTTGCTGGGAACTGTCCATTGGACACTAGAGGGAGCTGTTGTTGAGTCAACTGTTATGTCAAAAGAAGACTcttcgctgtgtgtgtgtgtgttgtgtgaatgtgtgtgtgcaggagaaGCGGCAGCAGGACCAGCAGCTTCAGAGACGTTTGACTCGTCCTCCTCCACAGTACCAGGACCAACCGGGACAACCGGCCAATCAGAACCCTTTCCCTCAGCCGTCAGTTAACCAGTTTACAGGTACAGGAAGTTACACACAGAAGGATCAACACACCAGCTACACACCAACACTAAGACGTGAATTTTAGTTGCCAGTCTGTCCTGTGAGGGCTGAGATAAAATCAAATTTAGGACCGGGTTATTATAGGGGGTCACAAACAGACTCGGTGTGTAAATGACGTTCACTGTCGATTTGACTGAAAAATATCAGCAGCTGTTTCTGATTAGATCCTGTGAGACAAGTTCTAACTGAAGAGGAAATGTTTCATTACAGGAGCGGCTCAatctcataaatataaatagaagTTTTTACCTTCTgatacaaacagacaaaatgagatgaataaaaaaatatttaataactCTCTCTGGAGTCaactcattcatttaattttgttgtgtaaGTTGCAGGTAAATTTATTtcgtatttttttttattatttacaaagaaaaagagaattcaattttttttatttaacttttttcacAGCTTCCTCTCAGCCAATGGGCAATGTGGGCTCCATGGGAGGCCCCACCCCCGGGGCCCAACGCATGTTCCCTCAGAACCAAGGCATCATGGGTATGAGCATGGGTCAGGGTGGTGGGCCTGCAGGCGGTGTAGCTCCACCCCCTGCAGCGAGTCAGGCTGACATCACCCTGCCTTCCTGTGGGGGCGTAGGGGGCGGGGCTGGCATGGACGTCCAGCAGGCCCTTTACAACAACATGAACCTTCACCCTAACCACCCAGGCCACCCACCGCAACAGGCCGGTCTGCAGCGCCAGCCACTGGGCACCATGAGCACCCAGTACAGACAGAACCTGctggctcagcagcagcacctcaAGTCACAGCCCAACGCTGCCatgctgaagcagcagcagctggcgGCCGCTGCCGCCCGCATGCCGGGCTCCATGCAGAACAACATGGGTGCCAACCTGTCTGGATCAATTGGGGGTGGCATGCAGAGTGCACAGAGTGCCgcctggcagcagcagctcaccaACCAGCCGCCTTCCAGCAATGCTGCCCTCCCTCCAAACGCCTTCAACAACAGCCCCAACACCTtccacatgcagcagcagcagccacgcATTCCAAAGATGCCGGCAGGCGCCGCAGCCTTCGGCACTAACCCCGGAGGTCGCCCAATGGCAGGCATGAACCCCGGGCAACAAATGATGCAGACAGCCATGGCAGCCACCCAGCAGAGGGTGACACCCAACCCTCAGAGCTTGGGCCAGCCAATGGCcaatcagcagcagcctcaACAACAGCAGGCCAATCAGAACCAGACTGTGCTCCCTGACATGGCAGCGTTCGGACAGCCGCAGGGTAATGGCCGCCAGGGACTGCAGTGTAACCAAGGTTACCAGGTGAGCAGGACTGctaatcagcagcagcaggtgtcaTTTGGCTACAATGTGGCATCAGGAAGCTTTGCCGCCGAGAGCGAGCTGGTGGACTCTCTGCTGAAGGGTCAGAGCCCCCAGGAGTGGATGGCTGACCTTGATGAACTGCTCGCCAGCCACCATTAGGGAAACACCGGAGCACCTGAACCTGCACAGAGCTGCCCACGCAGCGACACGTCATGTCCACAGAACTCCAACACTGTTGTGATCTGTTAGCATTAGCCACAGAGCTATCTGATGGTTTCAGTCACACTGGTCTGTGGACCTGATCAGAACTGAACCACAGTTCCAGTCCAAGTCCAGCAGTCTGAAACTGAACCAGATCAGCTGAAGTGTTTCTTCCAGGTTTAACTGCACAGGACGAACAGAACGCAGGATCAAGGAagtcactttattttgaaaatgcaacTGAGCAGATGACATAATGTTCAGGTGAG is a window of Echeneis naucrates chromosome 10, fEcheNa1.1, whole genome shotgun sequence DNA encoding:
- the maml1 gene encoding mastermind-like protein 1, which codes for MMADFVTPRHSAVMERLRRRIELFRQHHNSCESRYENATLERLELERQQTFALHQRCLQAKAKRSNKHRQPQPSGDQAGQRAPGGGGAELGESGATAAEQSRNSTLIALQETVKRKLESAGSPLGRDQVNGFTDSFPPSKKACLDNGTTNGSPLDSKLGISDSLSSNGMHGATGEPVDSGEPGSDFHRKEMKQEPDDILPIMPPSGGGNNSLFPDLNLNEQEWTELMEELNCSVPYEDIQDILNDGFEDRKDPLELAPTPGVGAVGGGAGSGGGVQSSQGLLPPDLVSVKAEFSPASVAFEQDSRTGSPHVRSNSSGPPPHPTSSPVASSSASSPAVALSQPAPPPRQLQPPPNHLLPPGPPVPKDLSPAQQLQQLAAQQQRAQHLHGQMQHKQPQPGAKFHNQGPHTHPPPWPQMANTSQTPLGAAFGMDKPTSPSLYSQDFNPNAQKQLLMPGQPNKGSPKAGAASYMPGPGGHPNMMGHAPSGPPLSHPPAPGAQAPAAMLNYSNTKPLSHFEAGPGPPRPLNTQNKAALISLLRQQQIKQKNMNYRQHIPHTQDQNNYPAPPHGPGPANTMAPAPGNNGIAAQPGANPMTSNHGNAAYLSSQAVLKQQQQHQQQILEQQKQQQYLQRQQLMAEQVSYTCTWEVRV